The proteins below are encoded in one region of Paenibacillus sp. YYML68:
- a CDS encoding ATP-binding cassette domain-containing protein, with the protein MIQFDNVTYSYIPHAQPVLQAVSFTIPRGQLTAIIGANGSGKSTAAQLIAGLLQPDEGSVRLLGKADDRTRGTLLGQAEAPMHSLDQEKNHLHAHSQVRLQGAEPSNVRRPRVGIVFQNPDDQIVAPTVAEDVAFGLENLAYPSALMMDRVLEALEQVGMASHAEAEIERLSGGQKQRVAIAGVLALQPDVIVFDEASSMLDPVGREQLLRIQKQLRDQGLTIVTITHHMDEAILADHVIVLHEGKLIRCGSPRQLFCTDAAADANANAVAAVDVAAELDLPLPFAVEAREELIRRGVPIPRTILTEGELVEYLCTFDWSK; encoded by the coding sequence TTGATCCAATTCGACAACGTGACTTACAGTTATATCCCGCACGCGCAGCCTGTGCTGCAAGCGGTATCGTTCACGATACCTCGAGGACAGCTCACGGCGATCATAGGCGCTAATGGCTCGGGCAAGTCGACTGCTGCCCAATTAATCGCGGGATTGCTGCAGCCGGACGAAGGCTCGGTCCGCTTGTTGGGTAAGGCGGATGACAGGACTCGAGGGACGTTGCTGGGTCAAGCTGAAGCCCCGATGCATAGCCTAGACCAGGAGAAGAACCATCTGCATGCCCATTCCCAGGTACGGCTGCAAGGCGCGGAGCCAAGTAACGTCCGCAGACCACGCGTCGGTATCGTATTCCAGAACCCTGACGACCAGATCGTAGCGCCGACGGTCGCTGAGGATGTTGCTTTCGGACTTGAAAACTTGGCGTACCCGAGCGCACTGATGATGGACCGTGTGCTGGAGGCGTTGGAGCAGGTCGGCATGGCTTCGCATGCCGAAGCGGAGATCGAGCGGCTGTCTGGAGGGCAGAAGCAGCGCGTCGCCATCGCAGGGGTACTCGCCCTGCAGCCGGACGTCATCGTGTTCGATGAGGCATCGTCGATGCTGGATCCTGTAGGCCGGGAGCAATTGCTCCGCATACAGAAGCAGCTGCGTGACCAAGGGCTGACGATCGTCACCATTACTCATCATATGGACGAAGCGATACTGGCTGACCATGTCATCGTGCTGCACGAGGGTAAGCTAATTCGATGCGGGTCACCGCGGCAGCTGTTCTGTACGGATGCCGCTGCCGATGCGAATGCCAATGCGGTTGCCGCTGTCGATGTCGCCGCCGAGCTTGACCTGCCGCTGCCCTTCGCTGTAGAAGCTCGGGAGGAGCTGATTCGGCGGGGGGTCCCGATCCCACGTACCATACTGACAGAGGGAGAATTGGTGGAGTATCTATGCACATTCGATTGGAGCAAGTAG
- a CDS encoding nuclease-related domain-containing DEAD/DEAH box helicase has protein sequence MAYTVPDIIPRSATAGERVLFQTLRDHLPSDYIVYYEPEIRGRRPDFVIIGPDLGLVVLEVKDYTVNSLYQLNHDEWTIHSKSGERVQTKSPLKQARDNARIIHDQLKKDKNLVQEDSTHLKFPYGYGTVFTRLKQEDFIRLDLYQVMEPQFVLSRDEIDPDEDGFDAEVLRDKLFGMFTIWHPRRTLLSDEDVQAIRFHLFPEVRISADFKSPLRHQDQLLLSLHNIKTMDLHQENMAKQLGDKHRLIRGVAGSGKTLVLASRAKLLAKEHPDWRILILCYGIPLSRSLKQMVQRMMSEPEDLLDLIQQAEDAGSGSSNSVNGSKAGGAGSGSSTGNVEVYNFHEWLRNSLRMKDTDIPALLAKLEREEAIVPMYDAIMIDEGQDFEADWLKLLSRCLNPDTQSLLLVEDRAQSIFKRKTSLAQHVGLDFRGRSKILSINYRNTSQIVTFAWDFYRAHSQLQHKVQQGTVDGVDIIPPQATKRKGPEPIIRSFRSLEEEMNFVSKSILFLHREKGIPLQDIAILYRVKNSHRYSYIDDIRRSLRQHDLSYTWITENADAKRSFLREEPTIKITTIDSAKGLDFRAVFIVNVENMPFPLEEQEEREVALLYIAMTRALEWLFLTYSGQSKYTQYLDGVLKQRSEQRMESKSKPGSQSG, from the coding sequence ATGGCATACACCGTTCCAGATATTATTCCAAGAAGCGCGACGGCCGGTGAGCGGGTCTTGTTCCAGACGCTGAGAGATCATCTGCCGAGCGATTATATTGTATATTACGAGCCGGAGATTCGCGGCAGACGACCGGACTTCGTCATCATCGGACCGGACTTAGGTCTTGTCGTGCTTGAGGTGAAGGATTATACTGTCAATTCACTGTACCAGCTGAATCATGATGAGTGGACGATCCACAGCAAGTCCGGCGAGAGGGTTCAGACGAAGAGTCCGCTGAAGCAGGCGCGGGATAATGCGAGAATCATCCACGATCAGCTCAAGAAGGACAAGAATCTCGTACAAGAAGACAGCACTCATCTGAAGTTTCCGTACGGCTACGGAACCGTGTTCACCCGTCTGAAGCAGGAGGATTTCATTAGGCTTGACCTGTACCAGGTTATGGAGCCGCAATTTGTGCTGAGCCGCGATGAGATCGACCCGGATGAAGACGGCTTCGATGCTGAGGTGCTGCGCGACAAGCTGTTCGGCATGTTCACGATCTGGCATCCGCGGCGGACGCTGCTCTCCGACGAGGACGTGCAGGCGATCCGATTCCACCTGTTCCCCGAGGTGCGGATCAGCGCAGACTTCAAGTCGCCGCTCCGCCATCAGGACCAGTTGCTGCTGTCGCTTCATAATATTAAGACGATGGATCTCCATCAGGAAAATATGGCGAAGCAGCTCGGAGACAAGCACCGTCTCATTCGCGGAGTGGCAGGCAGCGGCAAGACGCTCGTGCTCGCAAGTCGGGCGAAGCTGCTGGCGAAGGAGCATCCTGATTGGCGCATCCTCATTCTATGCTACGGCATTCCGCTGTCCCGCAGCCTGAAGCAGATGGTGCAGCGGATGATGAGCGAGCCGGAGGATCTGCTGGACCTGATCCAGCAGGCCGAGGACGCAGGATCAGGCTCTAGCAACAGTGTTAACGGTAGTAAGGCAGGTGGAGCAGGAAGCGGCTCAAGCACAGGTAACGTCGAGGTGTACAACTTCCACGAGTGGCTGCGCAACAGTCTGCGGATGAAGGACACCGACATCCCGGCGCTGCTTGCTAAGCTTGAGCGGGAGGAAGCGATCGTGCCGATGTACGACGCGATCATGATCGACGAGGGACAAGACTTCGAGGCCGACTGGCTGAAGCTGCTCAGCCGCTGTCTGAATCCGGATACGCAGTCGCTGCTGCTGGTGGAGGATCGGGCGCAGTCGATCTTCAAGCGCAAGACGAGCCTCGCGCAGCATGTGGGGTTAGATTTTCGCGGGCGGTCCAAGATACTGTCGATCAACTACCGCAACACGTCGCAGATCGTCACGTTCGCCTGGGACTTCTACCGGGCGCACTCTCAGCTCCAGCATAAGGTGCAGCAGGGCACCGTGGACGGGGTGGACATCATACCGCCGCAGGCGACGAAGCGCAAGGGACCTGAGCCGATCATCCGCAGCTTCCGCAGCCTCGAGGAGGAGATGAACTTCGTGTCGAAGTCCATTCTGTTCCTCCATCGGGAGAAGGGCATTCCGCTGCAGGACATCGCGATACTGTATCGGGTGAAGAACAGTCACCGGTATTCGTACATCGACGACATTCGGCGCAGTCTCAGGCAGCACGACCTGTCCTACACGTGGATTACGGAAAATGCCGACGCGAAGCGCAGCTTCCTCCGCGAGGAGCCGACGATCAAGATTACGACGATTGACAGCGCCAAGGGGCTCGACTTCCGAGCGGTGTTCATTGTCAACGTCGAGAACATGCCGTTCCCTCTCGAGGAGCAGGAGGAGCGCGAGGTGGCGCTGCTGTACATCGCGATGACGCGGGCGCTGGAGTGGCTGTTCCTGACGTACAGCGGACAGTCGAAGTATACGCAGTATCTCGATGGCGTGCTGAAGCAGCGGAGCGAGCAGAGGATGGAGTCGAAGTCGAAGCCGGGTAGTCAATCCGGGTGA
- a CDS encoding RtcB family protein: protein MSYQIINGVRVWGSPDAGALAQAVMCQEHGRVVQTLLMADHHKGYSQPIGGVVAYDGQISPSGVGYDIGCGNKAVRTNLMADEVKPQLARIMDELARKVSFGVGRVNKERIDHELFDDPDWSVYKSIGRQEHDKLKALAREQLGTVGSGNHYVDLFEEQATGRLWVGNHFGSRGFGHKTASGFMNMAAGREFLGKAPGETMDQPPVLLELASELGDMYYRAMKLAGRYAYAGRDVVMEQVLSILGAQADMEVHNHHNYAWQEQHHGRDTVVVRKGATPSAPGQLGFIGGSMGDISVIVRGKATAENEDAFYSTVHGAGRIMSRTQAAGKMNWKTRTRSGGAITAAQMYEAVRGFGVELRGAGTDESPFVYRRLQEVLDAHAETIEVLHVLKPIGVCMAGADEFDPYKD, encoded by the coding sequence ATGTCTTACCAAATCATCAACGGTGTCCGGGTATGGGGCTCACCGGATGCGGGAGCGCTGGCACAGGCGGTGATGTGCCAAGAGCACGGCCGCGTCGTGCAGACGCTCCTCATGGCCGACCATCATAAGGGCTATAGCCAGCCGATCGGGGGAGTTGTCGCCTACGACGGGCAGATCTCCCCGTCAGGGGTCGGCTACGATATCGGCTGCGGCAACAAGGCGGTTCGCACGAACCTCATGGCCGATGAGGTGAAGCCTCAGCTCGCTCGGATCATGGATGAGCTCGCGCGTAAGGTGTCGTTCGGGGTCGGACGCGTCAATAAGGAGCGAATCGACCACGAGCTATTCGACGACCCGGATTGGTCGGTCTACAAGTCGATTGGACGACAGGAGCACGATAAGCTGAAGGCGTTAGCCCGCGAGCAGCTAGGAACGGTTGGAAGCGGTAATCATTATGTGGATTTGTTCGAGGAGCAGGCGACAGGGCGACTGTGGGTCGGTAATCACTTCGGCAGCCGTGGCTTCGGACATAAGACGGCGAGCGGCTTCATGAATATGGCGGCGGGCCGCGAGTTTCTCGGGAAGGCACCAGGGGAGACGATGGACCAGCCGCCTGTGCTGCTGGAGCTGGCGAGCGAGCTGGGCGACATGTACTACCGGGCGATGAAGCTGGCCGGACGGTATGCGTATGCAGGGCGGGATGTCGTCATGGAGCAGGTGCTGTCCATACTCGGTGCTCAGGCGGATATGGAGGTGCACAACCATCATAACTACGCGTGGCAGGAGCAGCATCATGGTCGTGACACGGTCGTCGTGCGCAAGGGAGCGACACCATCTGCGCCGGGACAGCTTGGCTTCATCGGCGGCAGCATGGGCGACATATCGGTCATCGTGAGGGGCAAGGCTACGGCGGAGAATGAGGACGCCTTCTACAGCACGGTACACGGCGCAGGACGCATCATGAGCCGCACGCAGGCGGCGGGCAAGATGAACTGGAAGACCCGCACCCGTTCGGGCGGCGCCATCACCGCCGCTCAGATGTATGAGGCCGTCCGCGGCTTCGGCGTCGAGCTACGAGGAGCTGGCACCGATGAGAGCCCATTCGTCTACCGCAGGCTGCAGGAGGTGCTGGACGCGCATGCGGAGACGATCGAGGTGCTGCATGTGCTGAAGCCGATCGGCGTCTGTATGGCGGGCGCGGATGAATTTGACCCGTACAAGGACTAA
- a CDS encoding energy-coupling factor transporter transmembrane protein EcfT, producing the protein MSRGRSILVGQYVPRESLLHKLDPRTKLLAVLVFIAVVIRIDSLVAYGLCSSFIAAALALSNLPLLHVARGMLPILLILSVTSAYHVFFSAGEVKLLEWGAVVVYREGVLLAVTTAARVLLMVTAASLVTLTTKTTELTAGLERLLRPLQVVGISSHQLALMLSITLRFIPVILQEADKIRKAQLARGAQLHSGTWRGRLRAVSSMIVPLFVFVFSRADSLALAIEARGYNPRAPRTLLQELVFARLDVVAGMVIILWAVAAVFI; encoded by the coding sequence ATGAGTAGAGGTCGTTCCATCCTTGTGGGGCAGTATGTTCCCCGGGAGTCACTGCTGCACAAGCTCGATCCGCGCACGAAGCTGCTCGCGGTGCTCGTATTCATCGCCGTCGTGATTCGTATCGATAGCCTCGTAGCTTACGGCCTGTGCAGCAGCTTCATCGCGGCGGCCTTGGCACTCTCCAACCTGCCGCTTCTCCATGTGGCGAGGGGGATGCTGCCGATCCTGCTCATTCTGTCGGTCACCTCGGCGTATCACGTCTTCTTCTCGGCTGGAGAGGTGAAGCTGCTGGAATGGGGCGCAGTCGTGGTGTACCGTGAAGGTGTGCTGCTCGCGGTGACGACGGCGGCGCGGGTGCTGCTCATGGTGACCGCCGCCTCGCTGGTTACGCTGACGACGAAGACGACCGAGCTGACGGCAGGTCTTGAGCGTCTGCTGCGTCCGCTGCAGGTCGTCGGCATCTCGTCGCACCAACTGGCGCTCATGCTGTCGATTACATTGCGGTTCATTCCCGTCATTCTTCAAGAGGCGGACAAGATTCGCAAGGCGCAGCTCGCTAGAGGGGCACAGCTTCATTCCGGAACATGGAGGGGGCGCCTTCGTGCGGTCAGCTCGATGATCGTGCCGTTGTTCGTCTTCGTCTTCAGCCGGGCGGATAGCCTGGCGCTCGCCATCGAGGCTCGCGGGTATAACCCGAGAGCACCGCGTACGCTGCTGCAGGAGCTCGTTTTTGCGCGTCTGGATGTGGTGGCAGGTATGGTGATCATTCTATGGGCGGTTGCTGCCGTGTTCATATAG
- a CDS encoding ATP-binding cassette domain-containing protein yields MHIRLEQVAYTYDAGSPFERPVLRDVTLELPSGRIIGLVGRTGSGKSTLVQLVKGLLQPTSGSIQAGDDDLTSASGRRPSWQESVGLVFQQPEHQLFEDMVYSDIAFGPRNLGWTEEKVRATVLDALHQVGLSDGVLEQPPLTLSGGQKRRVAIAGVLAMQPRVLILDEPTAGLDPRGQQLVLTLIQQWQQSSPERTVIWITHEMEHIAELCTDVMVLDGGTVRYQTTPLQLFTTHRQELEELGLALPPAVRLLEAIQTRLGLTLEVRSVRKADILATIAASYLQKAGRI; encoded by the coding sequence ATGCACATTCGATTGGAGCAAGTAGCCTATACGTATGACGCAGGGTCGCCGTTCGAGCGGCCTGTGCTGCGTGATGTGACGCTCGAGCTACCGTCTGGTCGCATCATCGGACTTGTCGGTCGGACCGGATCGGGCAAGTCGACGCTGGTGCAGCTAGTGAAAGGTCTCTTGCAGCCGACGAGCGGCTCGATTCAGGCAGGCGATGACGATCTGACCTCAGCAAGCGGGCGGCGGCCATCCTGGCAGGAGTCGGTTGGATTGGTCTTCCAGCAGCCGGAGCATCAGCTATTCGAGGATATGGTATATAGCGATATCGCCTTCGGCCCGCGCAATCTCGGCTGGACGGAGGAGAAGGTGAGGGCAACCGTGCTAGACGCCCTGCATCAGGTCGGCTTAAGCGACGGTGTGCTCGAACAACCGCCGCTGACGCTGAGCGGCGGTCAGAAGCGGCGGGTGGCGATCGCGGGAGTGCTCGCGATGCAGCCGAGGGTGCTCATACTGGATGAGCCGACAGCTGGACTCGACCCGCGGGGTCAGCAGCTTGTGCTGACGCTGATCCAGCAGTGGCAGCAGTCGTCCCCCGAGCGCACGGTCATATGGATTACACACGAGATGGAGCATATCGCGGAGCTGTGCACGGATGTGATGGTGCTGGACGGAGGCACGGTACGGTACCAGACGACGCCTCTGCAGCTTTTTACCACGCATAGACAGGAGCTGGAGGAGCTCGGGCTGGCGCTGCCGCCTGCTGTTCGGTTGTTGGAAGCGATTCAGACGAGGCTGGGACTTACGCTTGAGGTGCGTTCGGTGCGCAAGGCGGACATCCTCGCGACGATCGCAGCTTCTTATCTGCAGAAGGCAGGTCGGATATGA
- a CDS encoding SMI1/KNR4 family protein, with protein MYIQNKNGEIDTYSCTFHPPASKSDIERLESEIGINIPLDYRNFLETCNGCSLFDHTLYGGENITSVALMFSESS; from the coding sequence ATGTATATACAGAATAAGAATGGTGAGATAGACACCTATTCATGTACGTTTCACCCGCCTGCAAGTAAAAGTGACATAGAACGATTAGAATCTGAGATAGGTATAAACATACCACTTGATTATCGGAATTTTCTCGAAACTTGCAATGGTTGCAGTTTATTTGATCACACTTTGTACGGTGGAGAAAATATCACTAGCGTTGCATTAATGTTCTCAGAATCATCATAA
- a CDS encoding methyl-accepting chemotaxis protein, whose translation MLGVWNKHRVPITLWTSGAVLMLLVSNVSGFLIYVVSSSALALHAYKGREGDSHSHRIVMESGETAQMQLAAWEQSRGEAHGQSAVGTAADTAADTAADTAADTAAGTASTRGEAELFRKLSSIIRHADTVAESITGNTVEVESRAEHIAQVSTEIMQSLEVQVQQARETLHNSAQLEQQFAETKSDVHRTVEQTNRLTSQMHDGSQTIDRLLGSMEQIELASKLTYEQYNEFFSSLRTIQTMLHSIKEIADQTQLLSLNAAIEAAHAGAAGAGFQIVAQEIRKLSVQSKRLSTELDGLTRKLMQQSSRTSTELQKQLDIIAGSSVMTGSVKQLLADIGVSASDVLAVEARMEQHVSGLEHMYEQLSAQLQELTSLSEDVVSRVDGSAEASQIQLMAVMELTTSIDVLKSLNAQFHEQFAASGVELEQVEWTRAYSI comes from the coding sequence ATGCTAGGTGTATGGAATAAGCATCGGGTGCCGATCACCTTGTGGACGTCTGGCGCTGTGCTCATGCTGCTAGTTTCTAACGTGTCAGGCTTCCTGATCTATGTCGTGAGCTCATCCGCCCTTGCTCTGCATGCGTACAAGGGACGCGAGGGTGATTCGCACTCCCACCGTATCGTAATGGAGAGTGGGGAGACTGCACAGATGCAGCTTGCTGCTTGGGAGCAGTCAAGAGGCGAGGCGCATGGGCAATCTGCTGTAGGTACGGCTGCAGATACGGCTGCAGATACGGCTGCAGATACGGCTGCAGATACGGCTGCAGGTACGGCTTCTACCAGAGGAGAGGCGGAGCTGTTCCGCAAGCTGTCCTCGATTATTCGTCACGCCGATACGGTTGCGGAGTCGATTACCGGCAATACGGTCGAGGTCGAGTCGAGAGCCGAGCACATCGCTCAAGTGTCGACCGAGATCATGCAGTCACTGGAGGTGCAGGTGCAGCAGGCCCGAGAGACGCTGCACAACTCCGCGCAACTGGAGCAGCAATTCGCCGAGACGAAGTCCGATGTACATCGCACGGTTGAGCAGACGAACCGGTTGACGAGCCAGATGCACGATGGCAGTCAGACGATCGATCGGCTGCTCGGGAGCATGGAGCAGATTGAGCTGGCGTCGAAGCTTACCTACGAGCAGTACAACGAGTTCTTCAGCTCCCTTCGTACGATCCAGACGATGCTGCATTCGATTAAGGAAATCGCTGACCAGACGCAGCTGCTGTCGCTCAATGCGGCGATTGAGGCTGCACACGCGGGAGCAGCTGGGGCAGGCTTCCAGATCGTCGCTCAAGAAATACGGAAGCTGTCCGTCCAGTCCAAGCGGCTGTCCACGGAGCTGGATGGACTTACCCGTAAGCTCATGCAGCAATCGTCCCGCACATCGACCGAGCTGCAGAAGCAGCTTGACATCATTGCCGGCAGCTCGGTCATGACGGGCTCGGTGAAGCAGCTGCTCGCGGACATTGGCGTCTCCGCTTCCGATGTGCTTGCGGTGGAGGCTCGCATGGAGCAGCATGTGAGCGGTCTTGAGCATATGTATGAGCAGCTATCGGCGCAGCTGCAGGAGCTGACCTCTCTGTCTGAGGACGTCGTGTCTAGGGTAGATGGCTCTGCGGAAGCCTCACAGATTCAATTGATGGCCGTGATGGAGCTGACGACCTCCATCGACGTGCTGAAGAGCTTGAATGCCCAGTTCCATGAGCAATTCGCAGCCTCTGGTGTCGAGCTGGAGCAAGTCGAGTGGACGCGAGCGTACTCCATTTAA
- a CDS encoding DUF2905 domain-containing protein produces the protein MSSFPKILIITGAILIVAGLLWSVVGKFINLGRLPGDIVVEKENFKLYFPIVTCIVLSVGLSLVMYIIRLFTK, from the coding sequence ATGAGCTCGTTCCCCAAAATACTGATCATCACCGGAGCCATCCTGATCGTTGCTGGCTTGCTGTGGTCCGTTGTCGGTAAATTCATAAACCTCGGACGACTGCCAGGCGATATTGTCGTCGAAAAGGAGAATTTCAAGCTGTACTTCCCGATCGTGACGTGCATCGTGCTCAGTGTCGGGCTGTCGCTTGTGATGTACATCATTCGGCTGTTTACGAAGTAG
- a CDS encoding biotin transporter BioY → MNIKDMVYAAIMAAVVAVLGLIPAIPIPYIPVPITVQTLGVMLAGSLIGARLGGISMLLVVILVAFGAPILSGGRGGMGIITGATGGYLLSWPLAAFVIGVLVHRYARDLKVWKLILINIVGGILVVYAIGIPYSALITKAPLAKLMLGNLTFIPGDLIKAVVASLLAARIHRAMPQLLRRSGK, encoded by the coding sequence GTGAACATCAAAGATATGGTTTACGCGGCGATTATGGCCGCAGTTGTAGCTGTGCTCGGACTTATTCCTGCTATTCCGATTCCTTACATACCTGTGCCCATTACGGTGCAGACGCTTGGGGTTATGCTTGCTGGGAGCTTGATTGGCGCGCGGCTAGGCGGTATCAGCATGCTGCTGGTCGTCATTCTCGTCGCCTTCGGAGCGCCGATCTTGTCCGGTGGCCGCGGTGGGATGGGTATTATTACTGGGGCGACAGGCGGATACTTGTTAAGCTGGCCGCTGGCAGCATTCGTGATTGGTGTGCTCGTCCATCGCTATGCTCGGGATTTGAAGGTGTGGAAGCTCATACTTATCAACATCGTCGGTGGCATTCTGGTTGTGTATGCGATCGGTATTCCTTATTCGGCGCTCATTACGAAGGCTCCGCTGGCGAAGCTTATGCTCGGCAACCTGACGTTCATTCCTGGCGATCTGATCAAGGCCGTTGTTGCCTCATTGCTCGCTGCTCGCATTCATCGTGCGATGCCGCAGCTGCTGCGGCGGTCAGGCAAGTAA
- a CDS encoding DMT family transporter has translation MNRTSIGLTLVGFGAALWGTDAILRTPLLQSMTSTEIVLTEHLLLCLIAVPFLLMRRTALSRLSRKDWVLLLLISWGSSGLATWLFTEAFRHGNPSVVILLQKFQPLFAITTARLMLSERLPRLYLLLLPLALLGAYLLSFGLKAPFLSVPYEDWIGSLLAIGAALLWGCGTAFGRSLLGKLSFTELAAARFVFAVPFLLGLLIVQGGELLQAASLSASSWMYMVLLTFVPGMMAMLLYYRGLRETKASYATVAELFFPATAVFLNWVFLNKGITPIQLCGAAMIYTSVLLLAWRSEPVQRAGKLQLPLQPQ, from the coding sequence ATGAATCGTACTTCGATCGGACTTACACTCGTCGGCTTCGGCGCTGCGCTCTGGGGAACCGACGCCATCCTGCGCACCCCGCTGCTTCAATCGATGACTTCGACGGAGATTGTATTAACTGAGCATCTGCTGCTATGCCTGATCGCCGTGCCATTCCTGCTCATGCGACGCACAGCGCTCTCCCGTCTTAGCCGCAAGGATTGGGTGCTGCTCCTGCTGATCTCATGGGGAAGCTCCGGCCTCGCGACATGGCTGTTCACTGAGGCGTTCCGACATGGCAACCCGAGCGTTGTCATTTTGCTGCAAAAGTTTCAGCCGCTGTTCGCCATAACGACCGCGAGGCTCATGCTCAGCGAGCGGCTGCCGAGGCTGTATCTGCTGCTGCTTCCTCTAGCTTTGCTCGGGGCGTACCTGCTCTCCTTCGGCCTGAAGGCTCCGTTCCTGTCTGTCCCTTACGAGGACTGGATCGGCTCCTTGCTCGCGATCGGAGCTGCGCTGCTATGGGGCTGCGGGACGGCGTTCGGACGCAGCCTGCTCGGCAAGCTCTCGTTCACGGAGCTGGCGGCTGCCCGCTTCGTCTTCGCGGTTCCGTTCCTGCTCGGGCTGCTGATCGTGCAGGGCGGGGAGCTGCTGCAGGCGGCGTCGCTGTCTGCTTCTTCATGGATGTACATGGTGCTGCTGACGTTCGTGCCCGGCATGATGGCAATGCTGCTCTATTACCGGGGCTTGCGTGAGACGAAGGCGTCCTACGCGACGGTCGCGGAGCTGTTCTTCCCTGCTACAGCGGTGTTCCTCAATTGGGTGTTCTTGAACAAAGGCATCACGCCGATTCAGCTGTGCGGAGCAGCGATGATCTACACGTCGGTGTTGCTCCTAGCCTGGCGTAGCGAGCCAGTGCAGCGGGCGGGCAAGCTTCAGCTGCCTTTGCAGCCTCAATAA
- a CDS encoding DICT sensory domain-containing protein: MMTMLTKDVSLYRDVFQQTEGDVQRVTGMLSRQELDTASLKYETKVPQLEYMCLIMENMVITKKPRARIYAGFQKLSRCVEPVLERFCAMADHAEKVYIFGENDKEMPHHPNIEYVSLPADHPLIREWFLVIQAPVMKMMMTAYDLDGFGTHDIEENRNFIGIKSNQPKVVDQAAQLLQSAIDSN, encoded by the coding sequence ATGATGACAATGCTCACGAAGGACGTATCCTTGTACCGTGACGTGTTTCAGCAGACGGAGGGTGACGTGCAGCGCGTAACCGGCATGCTGAGCCGACAGGAGCTCGATACAGCGAGCCTGAAGTATGAGACGAAGGTGCCGCAGCTGGAGTACATGTGCCTCATCATGGAGAACATGGTCATCACGAAGAAGCCACGGGCACGTATATATGCGGGCTTCCAGAAGCTATCGCGATGCGTGGAGCCTGTGCTGGAGCGTTTTTGCGCAATGGCGGACCATGCGGAGAAGGTCTACATATTCGGGGAGAACGATAAGGAGATGCCGCACCATCCGAATATTGAATATGTGTCGCTCCCAGCCGATCATCCGCTTATTCGGGAATGGTTCCTCGTCATCCAGGCGCCTGTGATGAAAATGATGATGACCGCCTACGATCTCGACGGCTTCGGCACCCATGATATTGAGGAGAACCGCAACTTCATAGGCATCAAGTCGAACCAGCCGAAGGTCGTAGATCAAGCTGCACAGCTGCTGCAATCCGCCATCGATTCGAACTAA